Within the Salinimonas marina genome, the region ACGTTGCGTTTCCTCATCAACTAATTGAGAACCCCGCTTCTTGGCCTGTTCGATAATTTCAGCTGCCTGCGCTTTCGCCTCTTTCAATTGTTCCGTCGCTTTTTGCTGAGCAAGCTCTAAGTCTTTTTCAGCACGATCGGAAGCTTCAAGGCCATCGGCAATCTTTTTCTGACGCTCTTCAATCGCGGCCAATAGTGGCGGCCATACGTACTTCATGCAGAACCACACAAAGACGATAAACGCGATTAATTGACCTATTAGAGTGGCGTTAATATTCACAACCGCTCCTCCTCATAAATGTTCGCTAATAGACGGTAGTTTTTTAAAATTAAGCACCAACAGCGAACAGAAGGTATAGGGCGATACCAACACCAATCATCGCGATGGCGTCAATCAGACCCGCTACGATGAACATTTTTACTTGCAGTTGAGGTGCCAGTTCAGGTTGACGTGCAGCAGATTCAAGGAATTTACCACCCAACAGACCAAAACCAATAGCAGTACCCAGGGCACCCAGACCGATTAATAGTGCAACAGCGATGTATAACATTTACGTCTCCGATTTAAGTTAAATATTAAAGTTAAAAGTTAAAGTTGAAAATGCATGGTACCAACTCACAACGCGCTGTGGCCCTGAGCTGATACCGGTACTTCGTTAATGGTCTTCGTGCGCCAGGCTCAGATACACGATGGTCAACATCATGAAAATAAACGCCTGCAGTACAATGACCAGAATATGGAATACAGCCCACGGGAAGTGTAACGGCAACTGCCATAAGCCCAGGGTTGCAATAAGAATGAAGATAAGCTCACCGGCGTACAGGTTACCGAATAACCGCAGTGCCAGAGAGAAAGGTCGAGCCAGTAAAGTCACACTTTCGAGAATGAAGTTTACCGGAATCATTGACCAATGATTGAAAGGCTGCATCGTCAGTTCTTTCACAAAACCGCCTACACCTTTAACCTTAATGGAATAGAACAGAATCAGGACAAATACGCCCAGACCCAGCGCCAGCGGCAAGTTCAGGTCGGTAGTAGGAACCACTTTCATGTACACATGGTGTGGATCTACGCCGGTAGCGGCAGCGCCAATCTGACCTGCGGCCCAGGGTAAAAGATCAACCGGCACCAAATCCATCAGGTTCATAAGAAAAACCCAGACAAAGATAGTTAATCCCAGTGGCGCAATCAGGTTATTTCTGCCATGGAAAGAATCGCGAACATTATCGTTCACAAATTCCACTACCATTTCAATAAATGCCTGTGTTTTGCCCGGTACACCAGTGGTTGCTGTTTTGGCAACCCGGCGGAAAAGCCATAAAAACAACACGCCCAACGCAATTGACCAGCCCAGGGTATCGATATTCCATACCCAAAAACCAGCTTCCTGACACGCCGTGGCGGCTTCTTCCAATCCCTTACCATAGTTTGTTGTCAGACCATCGTCTGTCATACACATGGTGGCATTGGTCAAGTGATGGACAATATACTCTTGTGTAGTTTGCTCAGATGCCATGCTTAAACCCAAAGTTGAAAGTGTAAAAATCGAATCAGTGCTTCAGCGCCGGTTACTTAATTGTTTATTATTGGCGATCATGTTGTTGAAGCAGGGCCAGCCAGTGGCTGACCGTGGCTACTGCAAAGCCGGCAAACAGTGCCAGCGGACTGGCATTAAGCCAGTTAAATGCAATAACGAATAAAATAATACTTAGTGCCAGTTTAACCTTTGCTCCCTGGCTAAAACTTCGGGCAACCTGCTGATTATGCCGTGCCCCGGAAAATCTAAACGCGAAAATGGCAAAAACCATGTTGGGCAATAAGCTTATCAATGCCCCGAAAAATACCGATAACCCGATTTTTGTGTCTGTCACCAACCCGGCAATTATCGCGATGACCACGGTAACTATGGCCTGTACGGCTATTGCACGCTTGGCAATAGATTTTCCGGTGGCCGCAAGGTCAGTACGACTGGTATTTCTCAACGTAATTCCGCCCAACTAAAAAGCGTCAGAAGTATACTGTTTTACCGATAATTTTCAACAGTACATCGGATATTGAAAGTGATTCTGAAACTTTTCTGTGGTGATTACGTTACAGCGGCCATTCTAGACATAAATCTGCTTACATTTCGACCATCTATTTAACAAAAGAGCAAAATGCGCTAATTCATTTTCGATAAAATACCATCGAGCTGCTCTAAATCACTAAAGTTGATAACGATTTTACCCTTGCCCCGGGCATTATGATCGATAGAAACCGGGGTGCCAAAATTTTCTGACAGACGGGTCATTAATCCCTGAACATCCGGGTCGATGGTTTTTTCCGGTTTTGGTCGTTGCGGTTCTAAAAATTTACGTACCAGCTTCTCGGTATCGCGAACCGTAAGCCCTTTACCTGATACCACCTGCGCGGCTTCGGTTTGCTGCTCGCCGGTTAAGGCCAGTAGGGCGCGGGCATGACCCATCTCAAT harbors:
- the atpE gene encoding F0F1 ATP synthase subunit C; this encodes MLYIAVALLIGLGALGTAIGFGLLGGKFLESAARQPELAPQLQVKMFIVAGLIDAIAMIGVGIALYLLFAVGA
- a CDS encoding ATP synthase subunit I; the protein is MRNTSRTDLAATGKSIAKRAIAVQAIVTVVIAIIAGLVTDTKIGLSVFFGALISLLPNMVFAIFAFRFSGARHNQQVARSFSQGAKVKLALSIILFVIAFNWLNASPLALFAGFAVATVSHWLALLQQHDRQ
- the atpB gene encoding F0F1 ATP synthase subunit A, with translation MASEQTTQEYIVHHLTNATMCMTDDGLTTNYGKGLEEAATACQEAGFWVWNIDTLGWSIALGVLFLWLFRRVAKTATTGVPGKTQAFIEMVVEFVNDNVRDSFHGRNNLIAPLGLTIFVWVFLMNLMDLVPVDLLPWAAGQIGAAATGVDPHHVYMKVVPTTDLNLPLALGLGVFVLILFYSIKVKGVGGFVKELTMQPFNHWSMIPVNFILESVTLLARPFSLALRLFGNLYAGELIFILIATLGLWQLPLHFPWAVFHILVIVLQAFIFMMLTIVYLSLAHEDH
- the atpF gene encoding F0F1 ATP synthase subunit B; this encodes MNINATLIGQLIAFIVFVWFCMKYVWPPLLAAIEERQKKIADGLEASDRAEKDLELAQQKATEQLKEAKAQAAEIIEQAKKRGSQLVDEETQRGQAEREKIVASGYAEIEAERNRAKEELRKQVAALAVAGAQQILQREIDAQAHNDIVEKLVAEL